AAAGATAGACGAAAAAAGACCGGCTGTGCTGTGGATAGTTACGCGCTCAGAGGTATAGAATGGCCCGTTCAAATTCACGGTTTCTGGCAAGGCGGGGATGTGTCCAAAACGCTTTGGAATCGCTGTTTGACGCGACTCGAGGACGAGTTGCCGTCACAGCAGTTCAATATGTGGATTCGCCCTTTGCAGGTGTCGGTATCCGCCGATGGCGCGGAGATGACGCTATTCGCGCCTAATCGTTTCGTGGTGGACTGGGTGCGTGACAAGTATATGGAGCGTATCGGCGAGGTCATGGGGGAGATGGAGCAAGGCCCCCTGCCCCAGTTGCGTCTGGAGGTTGGCAGCTCCCGGGTAACCGAGATTATCCCCAAACGTCAGGCGCCGGAGCCTCGCCCGACGACAGCCCAGACGGCGGAAACGCGTCCGGCGCCGCCGCCGGCTCCTCCCTCCGATGTGGGGTTGGCGGCCAAGCACCGAAGTAACCTCAATACCGGCTTTACTTTCCCGACCTTCGTTGAGGGCAAGTCCAATCGCATGGCCTGTGCCGCCGCCCAGCAGGTGGCGGAGAACCCGGCCAGCCATGGCTATAACCCATTGCTGCTTTACGGTGGCGTGGGGCTGGGCAAGACGCACTTGATGCATGCGGTGGGAAACGAGTTATTACGGCGTAATCCCAACGCCAAGGTGGTTTACCTGCATTCCGAGCGCTTCGTTGCGGATATGATTTCCGCGTTGCGGAATAAGACCATCAACGAGTTCAAGCGGTTCTACCGATCCGTGGATGCGCTCTTGATCGATGATATTCAGTTTTTTGCTGGGAAGGAGCAGTCCCAGGAAGAGTTCTTCCATACCTTCAACGCTCTGTTGGAGAATGGGCAGCAGATTATTCTGACTTGCGATAAATTTCCCAAGGAAGTGGATGGCCTGGAAGAACGCCTCAAGAGCCGGTTCGGCTGGGGATTGTCACAGCCCCTGGAGCCGCCGGAGTTGGAAACCCGGGTGGCGATCTTGAAGAAGAAGGCGGAAGAAGCCCGTATCGAGCTACCTAACGACGCGGCCTTCTTTATCGCCCAGCGCATTCGTTCCAATGTGCGGGAACTGGAAGGGGCCCTGCGCCGGGTTATTGCCCATGTGCGGTTTACCGGGGCGCAGATTGATATCGGTTTGATCAAGGAAGCCTTGAAGGATCTGATTGCGCTGCAGGCGCGGCAGATCAGTATCGATAACATTCAGCGCACCGTGGCGGAGTATTACAAGATCAAGATTCCGGATCTGCACTCGCCACGCCGCACCCGCTCGGTGGCGCGGCCAAGGCAGGTCGCCATGGCGTTGTCGAAGGAATTGACCAGCCACAGTTTGCCGGAGATTGGCGCCAGTTTTGGCGGGCGTGATCACACCACGGTGTTGCATGCTTGTCGAAAAGTGAATGAACTTCGGGAAACTAGCCCCGAAATTGAGGAAGATTACCAAAATTTGCTGAGAACTCTCACGTCTTGACGGCGCTGGGGTCGGCTCATCGATGACGGGAAAGGGACATGAAATTTTCGATCAACCGTGAACAGGTGCTTAAGCCGCTGCAGCAGGTAGCGGCGGTAGTTGAGAAGCGGCAGACGCTGCCCGTGCTCTCCAATGTGCTGGTGGAAGTCAGCGATGGCTGGCTGGCACTGACGGGCACCGACCTGGAATTGGAGCTGGTGGCTCGCCTGCCGCTGGAGGGGGAAAACCAGAGCGGTGAGACTACGGT
This sequence is a window from Alloalcanivorax dieselolei B5. Protein-coding genes within it:
- the dnaA gene encoding chromosomal replication initiator protein DnaA, coding for MSKTLWNRCLTRLEDELPSQQFNMWIRPLQVSVSADGAEMTLFAPNRFVVDWVRDKYMERIGEVMGEMEQGPLPQLRLEVGSSRVTEIIPKRQAPEPRPTTAQTAETRPAPPPAPPSDVGLAAKHRSNLNTGFTFPTFVEGKSNRMACAAAQQVAENPASHGYNPLLLYGGVGLGKTHLMHAVGNELLRRNPNAKVVYLHSERFVADMISALRNKTINEFKRFYRSVDALLIDDIQFFAGKEQSQEEFFHTFNALLENGQQIILTCDKFPKEVDGLEERLKSRFGWGLSQPLEPPELETRVAILKKKAEEARIELPNDAAFFIAQRIRSNVRELEGALRRVIAHVRFTGAQIDIGLIKEALKDLIALQARQISIDNIQRTVAEYYKIKIPDLHSPRRTRSVARPRQVAMALSKELTSHSLPEIGASFGGRDHTTVLHACRKVNELRETSPEIEEDYQNLLRTLTS